CCGGTCTCCACACACCAATTTTTTCCAGATATTGTTCTAGAACATGGGAGGGGTATTTCGTAAATTTACTATGGATGGAGATGGAAGTCTTGAGACCAGAACGCAGTAGTTGGTGGGGGCAATTCCGTCAGTCTGATTAATTATAATAATCTGTTCAAAGGGGTTAACTTTTGGATTAGATTTAATTTACTATTTTCATCGATGCCGCTGTGTAAAGGGCCGAGCAAGGTAGTTTGTTTATATTACTTTTTCCAAGGTGTGGAAAAGATGTTTATTGAAGGTGACAATTGCTATGTTTCCAGATCATCATGTTAAGTGCGTCTGCTAATAAACTGTCAAGGCTTAAGGAGCAAGCAGAGGAATACGCGGCCTTGATCATGGAGGAACTTGATCCTGAAGGCCTTGGCTACATTGAGGTAAACTATTGATCCCCGCTGGCTTCTCATCAGGCCATCATTACCCTTTGGCTTCCTTGACATGGTTGGTTCTCAAGACACTGACATCATTGCTACTGGAAAAATAAAGCACCGATGTATTTTTTTCCCAGAAAGGAACCATTCCTTCGAGTCAAGTCCTTATACAGATCTCCTCCAGCAATTATCCTAGATACCAGCCTAACTTTGCTATAATGAAATCGGAGGGGTGCCCTCtttaataaaaataacaaataaaaaaacagcCTAACTTTGCTTTTACTTTTCTCCGCATTCCACGTATCTGTTTAAAATACCCAAAGGCTGTGGCTGTAACCATCTTCTTACATGATGGTCAGTCTGGGATACATGTATCTATTGTCTTTCTCTGGATGCTTCACTCATTTGTTTTTGGAGTTCTAGTTCCATTCCAACTTGGTGTCAAATGTCATCTGCTGTAGGATAGTTTTGTGACATCATCATGGTCACATTAATGCGTCAGGCATCATTTGTCTTCTTTAGTGGACAATTGTAATTGTATCCATGTCAAAGTCTGCAACAGCCCACTTCTGTGTAATTCAGAAAATGCAATGCATTAGTTCCATTTAAATTTCTTATCCTTTTGGTAGGCCGCTTACGCGTCTTTACTAGGCCCCTCTGTTGTTTTTGGGAACCTGTCTAAATATAGTGCTTGTACAGGAGGAGATTCAATTCAGTGCCCCTCTTTTTAGGATGGAATTATTGCATGCATGTTCCACAAGTTCTTAGCAGGTATAATGCACTCATATAGTCATATGGTAGCCATGTGTGCTACCAGATGCAATTAAAATCTTGTGGGGACCTCTGCAGTTTGGTGGGCTATTTGACTTTCGGTCCTTGCACTGATGTGCACTGTCAACCTTCCTCGTATTTCTTAGAAGTATAACTAAGTTTTTTCCCTGTCGATTGAGTCATATGTCATGTAGTGAGATTATACTGACCTGTCATTGTTAACTCCAGTAAAAAAGGGAACGGTCACAGAAATTGAAGTGATATACCACAAGATTCATTTTGAACTGTTCATGTTTTATagatttgttttgttcatgAGTGAGCCTAATTGATGGGACTTAGCGGTAAATATTGTTGAGGTCATACTCTGTTTTATTTGATTTGCTTACAGAGACTGCATATTTGGACACTTAAAACAATGCCTGTGATTTGGTCATACTCTGTTTTTCTTGATGTGCTTACAGATACTACAGACTGTAATTTTAGGACACTTAAAACACTGCTTTTGATTTGCATTGCAGCTCTGGCAGTTGGAGACGTTGCTATTGCAGAAGGATACCTATGTGAACTATAGCCAGGCCTTGAGCTACACAAGCCAGGCACTGAGCCAGAACCTTGCTGGCCTAAGGAAAAGGAGCCCGATCAGGAAAATGAGCAGCAAGTTAAGCTACTATTTGGAAGACAACTGGAAACGCCTCTGGGTACTTGCGTTGTGGATTGCGATAATGGCTGGACTGTTCATTTGGAAATTTATCCAGTACCGGAACCGTTACGTCTTTACTGTGATGGGCTACTGTGTAACAATTGCAAAGGGGGCTGCTGAGACGCTTAAGCTGAACATGGCACTTATCCTCTTACCTGTATGCCGCAACACCATCACTTGGTTGCGGAATACAAGAGCTGCACGGGCATTGCCGTTCGATGACAACATCAACTTTCATAAGGTTATTCATTAGACTATCATCATTTTTTTATCATTGTTTCTCAATTCCTGTTGGACTTCAAATGTGTCCAACTCCCCCATAAATTTCATGCAAAAGTACTGTGTTCCGAAGAGGCCCAGGATCAATCAATTTATTTGTGTTGGAAAAGGTATCTCTACACACATCCATCATCTGCACTTGTTTCTGTAGAGCAGGGTGATTGATCTGAACACACGTAATACACAAATTTGAGGCACATTTAGGTGTGtgcttgagaaaaaaaaactgaatacACGCAATGCAAGGAAATCGGTTCAAATACATTGTCCcctgcatgtagaactgactTGTTACAATGTCCAACACTAGGAAATGGGCGTAGTACAGAATAATAGTCTAGTTAATTGATTGCTCCTGCATACTTTCTGCTGAAAGCTTTCTTTAATGTTCCTAGTAAAAAATAGTTGTTTGGTTGTGCAGTTTGGAAGATGGTATATGAATTTAAAACAGGAAATATATTCAGACTAGTTATTGTTAACCTAATTAGGTGAAGATCATCTTTATTGACATATGCTGTCTTATATTTTTCGAAACAACCTATTAAATTGTTATTGTTTTCCACAGAAATTATCTTGCACAAGTAGTTATCGGCCTACCTTGTGCTGATGGGCAATTTGGCACTTGCATTTAtggaatatatttttcttgatcCCATAGGCATGCTTGTATTAGTGTTAAAGAAACAACCTTCGGCAACTAGGTGGTACAATTGAAGCTGAAATCTTGCTGGTACCATAAAGAAGGCAGATGGGCCATGATTGGACATCAGTGATAACCTGATAGTAATTGTTGGGCGATGTGGCAACATCGATGTGTAGCCAGTTCATGCCTATTTCTTGACAGCTATGTACTATAGCAGCTAGTGAACTAACACAAGCACATGCTGCAGTTCAGTTTATTTTAATTTGAATGCACCAAATGGCTAgagtttacaaaaaaaattaaacaatgGATACAGTTTACTAAACATACATAATCCATGCGTATAATGTGGTCATTAGTGGTGCATAATAGGGTCTTTATCATAAATTCCTACACTAGGCAAATAAGGACACAGATATGTCATGTCGGCATTCAGCCAGATCAAGAATATGGCTAAGGATGAACATTTTTCCTGTGTTGTAATGGCAGACTATTGCGGCGGCAATTGTGGTTGGCGTTATCCTTCATGCAGGAAACCACCTTGTGTGTGATTTTCCACGGCTGATAAATACGTCAGAGGAGACGTACGCTCCACTGCGGCAGTACTTTGGGGATACTAAGCCAACTTATTTGTCATTAGTCAAAGGAGTGGAGGGCGTAACTGGGGTCATTATGGTTGTCTGCATGCTCATCGCTTTTACTCTAGCAACCAGGTGGTTCCGCCGTAGCCTGGTGAAGCTTCCAAAGCCATTTGACAAGCTAACTGGCTTCAATGCATTCTGGTACTCTCATCATCTGTTCATCATTGTATACATATCACTTGTTATTCATGGAGAGCGTCTATACCTTATCCTCGATTGGTACAAAAGAACGGTTAGTTTATTTCTTTTACTTCTCCTTTACTGTCTTTACCTGGATAATTTTGTAAGCATCTAATCTCTTTTGCAGACATGGATGTATCTTGCAGTTCCTGTTGGTTTATATGTAGGGGAGAGGACTCTGAGGTTCTTCAGGTCTGGCAGTTATTCTGTCCGGCTATTGAAGGTCAACCcacataattttttgaaatttgagtTCTGTTTCCGTGTTTGGTGCTCTGACACACTTGCTTTGCAGGTTGCCATATATCCTGGAAATGTTTTGACATTGCAAATGTCCAAGCCTCCGAATTTCCGGTATAAGAGTGGACAGTATATGTTTGTTCAGTGCCCAGCTGTTTCACCATTTGAATGGTACATGCTTCTTAGTTGAAAAAAACTACAGATGAACTTTTTACTTTTAAGATATTTGACCCTATGTACATGCCAGTTTAGAATAAGGTATCCAGTACTTCATTCAATGCTAAATACTTCTTTACCTCTTTCAGGCATCCCTTCTCAATAACTTCAGCACCTGGGGATGACTACCTCAGCATCCATGTTCGACAACTTGGTGACTGGACACGAGAGCTCAAGCGGGTATTCTCTGCAGCTTGTGAGCCACCTATGAGTGGGAAAAGTGGCCTCCTTAGAGCAGATGAGACAACTAAGAAAACGTATGTTTATCCTTCTtattcagcagcagcaacaatatGTTTGTGCAATCAGGGCCttgatattattattattatctaAACGCAGCTTACCGAAACTTTTGATTGATGGACCGTATGGTTCCCCTGCACAAGACTACAGCAAGTATGATGTTTTGCTACTTGTTGGATTAGGAATTGGTGCAACTCCTTTTATCAGTATATTGAAAGATCTGATAAACAACATCATCAaaatggaggaagaggaagtaAGCGATTTTTATCATATCCTCAGTTGGCATCTTTCTTAAATCCTAACTACAAACAGAACTATATTCTATTGCAAATATGTTTGTCACATTTCCAGTTGCCATCTTCCTTATACCCAACTCTCAGTGAGAACTATACTTGATtacaatttttgttttctgtgatTTATTTATCCAGCTATTTCGGATATGTTTCACTAAAACGGTAAAACCATATGGAAAACTAGACCAGTTAACTAGTTTATGGACCTATGTTTTCAGGAAGCTTCAACTGATCTTTATCCTCCCATTGGCCGCAATAAGGCACATGTTGATCTTGACACTCTTATGAGGATTACCTCGAAACCAAAGAGGGTGTTAAAGACAACAAATGCTTACTTTTATTGGGTGACACGTGAACAAGGCTCTTTTGATTGGTTTAAAGGAGTCATGAATGAGATTGCTGAACTAGATCAAAGGGTGATTATCAGCTAAACATCCTCTCTTTTTTAAGTCACACGATGTTTTTGTTAGCAATTTAGTTCTTACAGCTGCCTTTCTTGAATACTAGAATATCATTGAGATGCACAACTATCTCACGAGTGTTTATGAAGAAGGAGATGCTCGGTCAGCACTCATCACTATGCTACAAGCTCTCAACCATGCTAAGAATGGTGTTGATATAGTCTCTGGAACTCGAGTAAGTTATGACATACCAATTAGCCTCGTGCTGCAGTCTTGATATTTGCAGCGTTAATATTTGAATTTTGCAATGATATGGAAAAGAAACACCTTCTCATGTTTGTGAAGTTGACTTCATTCTAATACCATACTGATGTACTGGTTTTGCAGGTCCGGACACATTTTGCAAGGCCAAATTTTAAGAGGGTCCTATCTAAGGTAGCATCCAAACATCCTTACGCTAAGATAGGTAAGTTACTATTCACATTTCCGATAAAACTAAAAGTTGTCTTCTTATCCTGTTATGTGTGCAATAGTACATAATATACGAGTCTCACTTCATACAACTGGGACCAGCATCCATATATATAAGTATTCGGGTATAAATTTCTTTGATCTGATCATTGTAAAGAAGGTAATTAGTATTGTTGCGTACAGGTGTATTCTATTGTGGAGCCCCAGTTCTGGCGCAGGAACTAAGCAAACTTTGTCACGACTTCAATGGAAAATGCACAACAAAATTTGAGTTCCACAAGGAGCATTTCTGAAACCAGGTAAATTGAACAATAGGAACATGACACAGATTGTGCCGTACATGCGTCATTTTGCTTTTTGTGTGATCCCTTGTTCACACGTGATTCAAGATAGCAAGGGAGAGAAGCATCTAGTGCTCTCACAGTGCGTCTATCGCCAGTAGCTTGAGATACTCAAATACAGTAAGAGCACCAAGAAAGGGATTTGGAGATCAACCGGCTGGATAGTACATACATAAGACATCAATCATGGATTCAGAAGTACATATTCATATTTTGGTTGTGCTGGACGGGGGGATTCCCTGTATAAGATCTCGCATATGTGGATTCCCGGCAAAGATGTTGATCTCCTGAAATGTTTTCCGACTATGCTTGGTGATACAAGACACAGGGAAGGCCACTGTGCGCACAAGGCTAAATAACTGTATATTTGCGGGAAGGCCACAAGTTTGTTCTAACTTTGTAATTATACACAGAGATGGAAAAACAGACAGGCAGTACagtttgatatatttttttgtaattAGTGTAGGTTTCTAGTGATCGGGTCCAGATTGGGGACTCTAGTTACATTGAAGCATGAATCGCTGTTGTGccaagagagaaaaaatatatattctttTTTAGGGGATGATGATGTAATTCTTGTTGCAGCGAGGCCCTTGTTCTTAATTTGATCTGTTGTTTCTAGTTTGTACATGTCGAATCCTCTAAATTGAACTGCTGTTTTGTACATACTGATcctaaataaaacaaatatttaaGTGTGCGGTCTGTTTTGTCCAAAATATTTAACCTTGATAAAGCATATGCGCCATACTGGAGAAGTATTCCTCAAGGATAGGCAGCGGAAAACGATCAACTCTAATAAAAGTCTCTCAGAAACTCAGCAAAAGCGGCCCGGGATGCGCCGCCTTCGTCCACCGCCTCATAGGCCTTCACCTTGGCCGCCATGGCGCGCTCCCGCAACGCCTGCCCGGCCTCGGACTCCATCACCCACCTCaccttctcctccacctccgccgccttcaCCACCTCCTCGTCGTACCCGGCCATCTCCACCCCAGCCCCCATCTCCTCGACGACGAACACCTTGTTCTGCTTCTGCTCCGCGTACAGAGGCCAGCAAACCAGCGGCAGCCCCGCCATGATCCCTTCCAGCGTCGAGTTCCACCCGCAGTGCGTCACGAACGCGCCCGTGGCCCGGTGACACAGCACCTCCGCCTGCGGCGCCCACGACTTGGCCACGAACCCTCTCCCGGCGGTCCTCTCGAGAAACCCTTCCGGCAGGAGCGCCTCGAGGTCCGGCTCGGGGAGCGCGTCGGCGAGGAGATCCGGCCCGCCGTCGTTCCGCGGGCTCTGCACCACCCACAGGAACCTCTGCCCGGATTTCTCCAGCCCCTCCGCGATCTCTTGTAACTGAGCCTTCGGGAACGACCCCATGCTCCCGAAGCAGAGGAACACCACGCTCTTCTCCGGCTGCCCGTCCAGCCACCCCAGGCACTCGTGCCCCCGCTGATGCCGTTTGTTCTTCTTGTCTTCTCCTGCGCCGGAGACCATGGGCCCGACGCAGTACACGGGCGGCGTGTGCCCGGCGGGCACGCAATCCCCGGCCCTGAGCGCTCGCAGCGCCTTGGATTCGAGCCACTCGAACGTGTTGACGACGATGCCGCGGGAGGTCTCCGGGATCCGCTGGAACGCGTGGAGGAAGTGCTTGTAGACCTCGTTGCCCCGGTCGAGCGCCAGCGACGGGAGCTCGCGGGGCCTGAAGGGGCGGTTCCCCGGGAAGCAGAGGGTCTTGTCGCCGATGTCGCCGAAGCTGGTGGCGTCCCCGATCTGGGCCTGCATGTGCGGCAGGTGGAGGTTGACGGCGAGGCTGCTGGCGCTCCCCGTGTAGAAGGCGTAGGCGGGGACGCCGAGCTCCGCGGCCACGTCCACGGCGTCCGCACAGAAGCAGAACATGTCGAGCACCAGGGCGCGCACCGTGGGGAGGATTGCCCGGAGGTAGTCCCTGAGCGGCGCGTTCATGAGCCGCAGGAGGACGAAAGGGTTGGGCGGCTCTAAGGAATCGGTATTGGCGGTGAGATCTGGGACGGCGTCGGGCGGGGGAAGGAGGACTTGGAAGTGGATGGAggggttggcggcggcggcccgggagacggcggcggaggtgtcGGTGGACTTGTTGGCTGGAGGGGCGTTGACGACGACGGTGACAGCGAGGCCGTGGCGGAGGAAGAGCTTGCCTAGTTCCACCATGGGCACCAGGTGCCCCACGCCCATCCCTGGGTTCAAAACCACGGTCTCTCTCgtcatggcgccgccgccctggctGGCTTAGCAACCTACTAGCTCGCGTCTTGAGAACTGATCTCCCGTGATATATGGCCAGATGGATGATCGGATCGGATGATCTTGGAGTCTAAGATGTAACAGCATTCAGTTAATTAGTGTCGAACGAGGCGGGAGCTATCGTGGTTTGGACTGAGATGAGATCTCTCGTGGTTGTTGCGAAGGCACAATATCATAAATCTACGGTCATATTTCCTCCAAACAAATTGCTCGGGATAGCCTTAAATGTACTTTGCACgagttgagggacgaaaaaagtacttttctcttttcttttccagcACATGTAATTTTTTAACTGTTAACCCTAAATAAATTTTCCTCCCCTCGATCGGCCCTTCCTCTCCGTCTCCACCCCAATCGACGCGAAACCTCCGCCCGCCGTTGTCTCCCCACGGAGCGAAATCGGCCCCTCTGCAGATCGATTAGCGCCGGAGCTTCGATCCCCGACGCAAAATGCTGCACGAGAAGCCTGTCCACCAGTATGAtccgccggccggcgccggcgacgacggagACGGGGACGGAAAAGAGGCGTGGACGGGGCAGAAGAGGCGCAAGCACGAGACCACGCCATCGGACCCATCAGATGAGATGTCGGAGAACGACACCGTCAGCGACGAAGAGTTCGAAGGGTATCTTGCAGTTCTGGCCACCAGGAAGCCTCCTTTGTCCGTCACTGGCCACAGGTTGGACGCGGAACAGCAACGCAAGGTCCGTGAGCGCCTTGCGTTCTGCCGCATCAGAGCCTCCAGGGTTagcatttttctctttttctcttgttGATCGAGTTTTGGGATTTCTTATCATATGTATGCCACATGGTGGCTTTCAAGGTTAGCTGATTGTAGACTTTTACTGATTGCACTAGATGGATCACATCGTTGCTTGCGATGTACCGCACCAGAGAGCTTCCAAGGGTTAATTCCTCCCCGTTCAATATCCATTTCTCATGTCCTTATATATCCTGTTGCGTGATTGTGGCTGTATTTAGTTGTGTTTGTACATTTTACCGGTCAATAtggtttttcttcttctaattaACTAGTCACGTGTCGTGTTGTATATTTGCAATCTTCCTGTTTGCGCTGAAGTTTATCTCTCACTGCTATGTCTGTTTGTCTTGTGCATTTATAGTTGGCGGAAGGAGTGTCTGTAGATGAGCTGGATGATGCGACACTGAGAAAGGAATTCTCTCCACAAGCTCTTAAAGATTTGGATTACTTTGATCAATATGAGAAAGCAGACTCTGTTGATTGGTACTTCCGCCATGACCACCTCTCCGACTTGGGTGACTACCAGCGCCTCGTCCTTAAGGGACTTTTAATTGTAAGTATGGCTACTTTAGTGTTTGCTTGTGTTAATACATCCAGAAATAAAACTTGTGTTACAATGGCATGGCCAGATTCTCTGTCTACGGTTTATCACGATTATGGTCAACATATAATTTATTGTCCTATTATTCTAAGAGCATCATGTAACTGCTGGTGCGTGGCTGTTTAGTCACATAATTGTCTCCCATTGTAAAACCTGTTGTGATGATCGTTCTACCTGGGCATGATGCAATGGCCATTGTATTCAGCATGCTGGACATGATTAAGTTGTTGGTTGCCATTGCAAAATCATGATGTGATGACCATTTCACCATTATACTCAGCATGTTTTATATAGTTATGTTTTTGGTAAGTGGGATTTCTTTTCTTACAGAGAACAGCCAGTGAGGAATATTAGTGATGATATTAGACCAAGTTCCTCAGAATGTAGACATAACTTTTGCAGATAGATGTATGGTCTGATTAATTGTGTGTATAATCCAGCCTATGACAGACTGTTGCGACTGAGAACCATGCTTAGTCCTCAAACAAACAGATAATGCCACTAACCAAACTCAACGATGGTTTCAGGGATTGGAACTTGACTTCTCCAGAGGTTTTATTGTTGAAGTATTGAACTGAATATGATTTAACCATACTCAAAGGTCAAATAACTTCTTGCATGAATGCTTTTTGTGGTAGAAACACAGAATTTCACTGCTGCTGTGGCACATCAGTTTAGTACTTACAGGTTGTTCTGTTGGTAGAACAAACCAAACATCTTTTGGGGGCACTTGAAGAAATATCTGTAGAACTCTAGAAATATCTTTGTATGTATTTGGATTTATCATCTAAAGGCATCATAGTGATATTTGTCACATGATAATTTCGTTGTGTTAAAACTTTTTGTATGTCCGCAAAATATATTGTTCATAGAAACTATAATGGTTGAACCTGCATCTGGATACTGAAAGTATAAAATGTCAAGACATTTCGGCTGGAAGGAGTAGCATTCACTATTTCCCCGGTCACCCAAGTcatctatttttcttttcttttcagaaaCATTGCTATTCTGCAACTCATTTTAACACTTCTTTGGTGATGCATGTTAAACTGCAAGTCTACCGTAAACAGTATTTATTGTAATAGCATCGAAATCTGTCACTGCATTTTCAGGGTGGTTCGAGGTTCCTCGACTAGGAGAAGTACTCATGGTTTACTAGCTATGAAATGGATGAAGAGTATCTAAAGCTCTTTGAAGAATCATCAAAGAAACTCAAGGTATGCATTATCAGATAAAGCTATGGAAGTTTATAATATGCCAAtttcttgatatttttttggaataCTGATATCCATGATCTTTTGGCACAGTGGATTAAACGTTATCTTGTTACATGTAAACATTCATCTCCTGAGGTATGTAGGCCCTAGAAAGTGAAGTTACAAACATAGTATAACTATAATACCATTCTACGTTCTTTGCTTTTCCGTTGCTGGTGAAGCAAAATATAGCATTTCGCCAAGCAGTGAAGATCGCGACAGGCTTTTGTCACATGAACTATGATACTACTTTCCTTGCCTATGCGGTACAGTATCTTATCAATATTTTTAATAGCAAAACATCTGGTGAAAACTacctctacggtgcaaactgtgaaaactccatcaaaaaaggttcaaaaaattctcgaaaaaattacatatgttagaaaagtgatgttttatatatgtacaaaatttcaagtctAAACTCAATGGcatttggtagcagcgaaaaaaacaaattctgcatgaatagtgatctttcaatgtttgacactattcgtcgtaaatttctctttttaattccttccaaatgattttgactttgaacttgaaattttgcaggtttgtagaacatcacactcccaacatatggtatttttgtaaaaaaaattttgaaacttttaaacatggtttttacgaagtttgcacggtttgcaccgaatgaaggttttcaccagatacgcCGCCATTTTTAATTCCTGTGATCAACACAGGTCCTGATTATACTTGCATGCAACATTTCATTTGTTCAGGAGCACATGTGGAACGTGGTCTTTAATTATGTGAGCCGTGAAGACCATGATCTTCTCTATTTTGAGACTTGGAAGCGTGTCACTGAGCAAAAGGTTAGCATTATGTTCTGTGGAATCATGATTTGTGGTGTGCTTATGCAACCAAACCTTGGTTCTATTTAGATACAAACCGCAGTAGTGATGTCTGTTTGTGTTTATGCCTGCTTTACATGCTTGGTGATCTATGTTTCCTTTCCTGACCACTGCTCAGATTTCTTTCGAAGAAGCTTTGAAGGCAGTTCATCAAGAGGATGTGTTCCCTCGATTTAAAGACATGATCCAATTTGCACTGGATCATAAAGAACTTTCGGATCTGGAATCAAACGTAAGTTCTTATAATTATCAGATGTTTATGCCTTGCTCCTCTGAGTTCTGATTATTGGCTCTACATCGTCTTAGCTAATGCCTTTCATATTCATTGTTTCTTGTCTAGTTTCTTACTTGCGTGGAATGCATCCCTGACAAGGTAAGTAGAATGTATAGTTAAATGTATGTGTTTGGAATACTACATTCTTTATCTCATCAATGACGCCCGCACGCACATGTATTTGTTTGCTCTAGGCTAAAGAGAATAGAGTATGCGAGTTGATTAAATGGGCTGTTTGGAATAAGGTAGGCATGCTTTTTCAGTATTTTCTGTAAATTGCTGATTTAGTCTTCGAAGACTGCGACTCACtgtcattttcattttcagctTTTTAAACTGATGATGTTTCATGAGTATATTATCCGGAAAATGGAGATTGTTAAACACATTGGCTTGGATCCCCAAGTatgcaaatatattatattCTCTAAATTTCTAGTGATCTCACACATTATTGGTCTAAAAGAAAACTGGTGCATAATTCAACTTGCAGGCTTGACGGCACTCGGAGTATAAGATATGGATTGATGTAAGCTGTTGCTCTTTGTGAAAACTTGTGCTTCCTGTCGTCACATCCGATTTAGGATGTATCAGTCGTCAATGTAGTATTGCGATAGGTAATGCAGCTATGCAGTTAAACTATCGAGACTGGATGTTATTATCATGTATTAATTCTTATTGCTTCCTTGTCTGTATCCTATTGAACATGAGCTCTTAGAATATCTTGTTGAAGACTATAGCCGTAATTCAAATGATGCCACCAGTCAGGGAGATGAATTGAGATCAGTTGAGTTAGCTCTTTCTCAAGGGAATGATGTGGCATGTTCTATTATTGCTTGTTTTACCTGCTGGGCAAGAAGAGATGCCTATTGCTTCTGTGAGACGTTTGTTTTGCTCTCGGCAGCTCGGGTCGTCCGCTCATTTGCGAGACCTTTGTCACTGTTCTCTTGCTGGACGTTGGCACAGAAATTCTGTTCTtttactctctctgtttcataaagattggcacggttttgGACAGCTCTGgttcaaaaccgtgccaatTTTTATGAAAACTGAGGGATTGCCTTAAGTTAATTAGATAGTAGATCTATTTATTTTCACAAGGAAAAAGGGTAGCACACCCCTCTAGTTCCTGACTTCCTGTTGTAAGAAATCTCAGCCTTTCCTCTTTAGCAGTAAAAACCAAGTGTGCTGTAAAATGCCACACCCTAGCAAACCCCCTTTCCTTCAGTAGAATCATTTCATATTGGCCGGAAAGCCTTTTTATTCTAATAGTGGTTTCATCACGGTCTGAATAAGCACCTTTTCTTCCAATGTGTGTATTGCTCCGTACTTCATTTCCAAAATTCCTCGGaaattttttctttcattttttaaaCTTGTTGAAGCATTTTCTTGTGGGAGGACTGAAAGCTCATTGAGTCGCTATAGATCGGGGCGGGCACTTTAATCGAGacctgaaaaaataaaataaaaaacatgatCGAACCTGAAATCACCGGAACAGGTAACTTGAGTTAGTTTTGCAGCTCAGTTAACAAAATTGACTAATTGAGGAACTGAAACTATTTTGGTGAAATCAGTTTTGACCCTGGGTCAACCTAACTGACCGAAGGAGCATCCTTACCAAGCCTAGTAGAGTACCATATCAGCAAATCCGTTTTGAGTTGTCCGTTCGATATTTTCATTTCGAGACATTGGTTGGATGATtaaggtggtggtggttgtaCCC
The Brachypodium distachyon strain Bd21 chromosome 2, Brachypodium_distachyon_v3.0, whole genome shotgun sequence genome window above contains:
- the LOC100843653 gene encoding respiratory burst oxidase homolog protein A gives rise to the protein MRGGGGSGSGATPNRPRWGSGATTPRSLSTGSSPRGSDRSSDDGEELVEVTLDLQEDDTIVLRSVEPAAAAAAAAAAVASASASAASSSGPSPCSAAPPRWGAEPAPYPVGGMSAASSRSRSPAIRRTSSHRLLQFSQELKAEAMARAKQFSQDLTKRFTRTQSRANLVGGAGGELSASASASAAPGAPPGIESALAARAARRQRAQLDRTKSGAQRAIRGLRFISGNNSKASNAWIEVQRDFDRLAPDGFLSRADFPQCIGMMESKEFAMELFDTLSRRRQMQMDHITMDELREIWQQITDNSFDSRLQIFFDMVDKDADGHITEAEVKEIIMLSASANKLSRLKEQAEEYAALIMEELDPEGLGYIELWQLETLLLQKDTYVNYSQALSYTSQALSQNLAGLRKRSPIRKMSSKLSYYLEDNWKRLWVLALWIAIMAGLFIWKFIQYRNRYVFTVMGYCVTIAKGAAETLKLNMALILLPVCRNTITWLRNTRAARALPFDDNINFHKTIAAAIVVGVILHAGNHLVCDFPRLINTSEETYAPLRQYFGDTKPTYLSLVKGVEGVTGVIMVVCMLIAFTLATRWFRRSLVKLPKPFDKLTGFNAFWYSHHLFIIVYISLVIHGERLYLILDWYKRTTWMYLAVPVGLYVGERTLRFFRSGSYSVRLLKVAIYPGNVLTLQMSKPPNFRYKSGQYMFVQCPAVSPFEWHPFSITSAPGDDYLSIHVRQLGDWTRELKRVFSAACEPPMSGKSGLLRADETTKKTLPKLLIDGPYGSPAQDYSKYDVLLLVGLGIGATPFISILKDLINNIIKMEEEEEASTDLYPPIGRNKAHVDLDTLMRITSKPKRVLKTTNAYFYWVTREQGSFDWFKGVMNEIAELDQRNIIEMHNYLTSVYEEGDARSALITMLQALNHAKNGVDIVSGTRVRTHFARPNFKRVLSKVASKHPYAKIGVFYCGAPVLAQELSKLCHDFNGKCTTKFEFHKEHF
- the LOC100844866 gene encoding anthocyanidin 5,3-O-glucosyltransferase: MTRETVVLNPGMGVGHLVPMVELGKLFLRHGLAVTVVVNAPPANKSTDTSAAVSRAAAANPSIHFQVLLPPPDAVPDLTANTDSLEPPNPFVLLRLMNAPLRDYLRAILPTVRALVLDMFCFCADAVDVAAELGVPAYAFYTGSASSLAVNLHLPHMQAQIGDATSFGDIGDKTLCFPGNRPFRPRELPSLALDRGNEVYKHFLHAFQRIPETSRGIVVNTFEWLESKALRALRAGDCVPAGHTPPVYCVGPMVSGAGEDKKNKRHQRGHECLGWLDGQPEKSVVFLCFGSMGSFPKAQLQEIAEGLEKSGQRFLWVVQSPRNDGGPDLLADALPEPDLEALLPEGFLERTAGRGFVAKSWAPQAEVLCHRATGAFVTHCGWNSTLEGIMAGLPLVCWPLYAEQKQNKVFVVEEMGAGVEMAGYDEEVVKAAEVEEKVRWVMESEAGQALRERAMAAKVKAYEAVDEGGASRAAFAEFLRDFY
- the LOC100845173 gene encoding uncharacterized protein LOC100845173 gives rise to the protein MNYDTTFLAYAEHMWNVVFNYVSREDHDLLYFETWKRVTEQKISFEEALKAVHQEDVFPRFKDMIQFALDHKELSDLESNFLTCVECIPDKAKENRVCELIKWAVWNKLFKLMMFHEYIIRKMEIVKHIGLDPQA